The DNA segment CCTCCAGGGAATCCTGGGATCTCCGCTTTTTCTTCCGTTCTACGGCTCCTGCACCTTCCGAAGTTTCGCCTACCCACCATCCTGAAGTTCCCCAACCTTCTTCTCTCTCCGAGTGTCCCGGAGACGTCCCTGAGACGCCGGACGTCACTGGAACGGCAGAGAGTGCCGTTGAACATCGTACAGGTAATTTGTCGTTTCTATTATAGTATCCCAcaaactacagtacaaacatCTTGTTATTCAGATATCGATTTCAGTGACGGTGGCCCTGGAGAACATGATGATATGGCCACGTCTTCAGCAGAAATATCTGAAATTGAATTTGGCAAAACGACAGCAGGTACCAGAAACAGTAGCAGCCTTGGGAAGATTAGAAAATTGAAACGTGCATTACGAACATTTCACAAAGAGGAGTGGGAAGATAAATACCTGGTGACGGTAGAGCACTCAGAGAGTGCAGGCCGTGAAACTCCAATCTGCATTCTGTGAGAACAAACATTTCAGGATATGAAGGTGTACTCCTTTCAGCGTCACCTTGACAGGAAGCATAAAACGCAAATGGCTGCAATGCGGAAGTGGTCTGCTGAGCAGAGAAAACGCATTGTCGAGAATTTCCACCAGAAACGGGAATTTCAAAGAAAAAGAATGGAAAAAGCAACAACTCCAGAGAAGCTTCAGCGTCTTGCTCCACTGAAACTTGCTTACACTCTTGCGAAACACAACATTTTTTTGTCAAAGTCCTCATGCATTGTCGAGTTTTCCCGAGCTGCCGATCCAACATCAAAGGTGCTTGAAAAAATGGCTGCAGGAAGAACAACAATTACTAACGGGGTAATCGATATACGCGAGAAAGTACTGATTTCAGAAACAAAAAGTACGATCTGTGCTTCTCCTTTCTGGTCAGTAGTTATTGACGAGTCACTTGACGTTACAACTAAGGAACAGATGATAGTGTATGCTCGATGCATTGACCTTCAAACATGCGAAGTGGCTACCAATTTAGTGTGCCTTCATCGTCTGTCTGGCCACCCGGATGCCGAAAATATCGCTTCGTCGCTTCTTGATGTGCTAGGCGAATCAGGATTCAATTTGCCTCTTGATcgtcttgtctgtttatcaacGGATGGGGCCTCAGTTTTACGATCCCCGATTAACGGCGTTATTGCCAAGCTAAGAGAACGTCTAGACAATCCGTTGCTGCTTTCACAGCACTGTTGCACTCATCGACTTGTACTCTGTGCTAAAGATGCTAGAAAAGAACTGCCAAAGTTTGTTGAAAAAACAATTGAATCAATCATGAACTACTTTCAAGGAAGTGCCGTACGAAGAGACAAGTTTGGAGAGCATCGAGTCAAATCATTGGAAGATTTGACTGATCCCGAGGGAGCGTACATGACGCTAGTTACGTACCATAAGGTTCGCTGGTTGTCATTAAGCGACTGCGTGCAACGACTTTGGGATTTGCTTCAGCCACTTGTAACTTTCTTCGAAGAAGAAATAGGCGACCAGCGAAATCAATCCAAAGTCAGAAAGTTAGCTGCGGATCTTCACGAGCAAATTTTAAAGCCGGAGTTCCATCTATATTTGAGCTTTCTGGAGAAACCTCTTCGCGATTTGGCTGCTGTGAATCGCCATCTTCAAACACGAAATCAAACACTTTACACAACGTGCTGTGGAATTCTCGCTCTACAACGTACATTGAGCTACTACGTGAAGTCCAACGATGCTGACGGCCAAGAGAAAGAGAGGTCTGTGAGAGAAGCAGTGTCACTTGCTGGAGGAGAAGGTTTCCGCAAACTGCTGAAGGAAACAGAAGACAACGCATTGCTAAATACGCGTGAAATTCAGGCAGCTTTAAAGTCTATGCACAATTTTCTTCTGCAGACAGTGGAAAGCATCTCAAGGCGCTTTTCAGAACTGGATTTCTTTGTACAAAAATGTCAGATGCTGGATCCGGTAAATAGACGACGAGTTCAGGCGAAAGATCTTCAGGCAATTGCAGTAAAATTCAAGCATTCTGCGATCGACGAAGAGCTAGTGTCACGTCAGGCAGTGACCTATTCATTTGACGAAAGTTTGGACTTACTCTATACAGAACAGTGTGGGATGTCAGCAGTGAAGTTTTTCATCAGTCTTCTTCACAACGAGAACTACTGTGAAATAGGCAAGTTGGCCCTTCTCCTGTATTCCTTAGCGCCGGATAGCGTTGAAGCTGAACGTGGATTTAGCTTGATGAATATAACAAAGAATTGTTCTCGCAATAGGCTTGGTCAACGTACGATAAACGCGATTATGGCGATAGCTTCAGACAGTAGAGGAATGGACACATTTCCTTTTGATAAGGTGCTGAATAATAATGTCCTTTTTAGTGATGCTTAttgttgaaatagaaaactgattacattgccattgatattaatttgaattgtctttaatattgatattaacagtgGCACCGAAAACGCTATTGGGGCCACATTTTTGGCACCGGGCAAAAATTGGACCTGCATCCCTGAGGCGGCTCGCAACACAAACGGACACGCGGCCGACGGCGGCGACACCGCGCCGTCGCTGCCGACGCCGCTGCCGACGGCCACCAAAACGACTTCCGAGTCGTCGACGTCGATCGACGACGACCGCCACTATTGTACGACGACCGAGTCCGCGACACCGCCCGATGACGGCGGACTCGCCGTCACACCATTACACACGACCGCCGGACCGGTCTGAGACCGGCCGAAGACAGAATAGACTCACTAAACCCGATGAGAATAGAAAGCATGCGTAGGGAgacgtgtacacacacgcacctgAGTCTTGTACGAGAGCTTAAcgcacactctctctctctatttcCTCGCCGCTGTAtatacgtacacgtacacgcaATGTACGACATCGACTCGATACAGATACGAAATATGACGTCCGAGAgtcaaacagactaacagacttCTTCGACAACTTCTTTTCCCACGTTGGAGACACGTCTCGCGACCGAGATCGACACCACACTCCGCTCGTACGGTACGAATACCGACAGTGGCTCGGCGATGCCCCAGAGCCCTAAAAAAGACACGCGTAAACACGTACTCAGAAAGATTCAAAAAGAGTCAATACCACACTaccacacacacggacagaaaGGGATCGATACACCGGACACGGATGGACGATCACCACCTAACGACCAGACGACCGACatcgacacgacacgacaccCCGACACGATCCACCGACACACCGAACCGGAACACCACCATCACACCATCGTCACGACGGCACCACCGCCGCCGACACCACCGGAACACGAAGGACACACCGACACCACTCGAACACGAGGTGAGCTCCCACACCACAcgcgcacagacagacacggcgCATGCGCATGTAACGCACACGAGTAAACACCACGCCTTACTAACATACACCGtacatgcgcatgcatgtatacGCACACGAATAAATATTGCCATGACAACACTAACGCACGACCCATAGCAAACATGTAGGAACCAACGCAACAAGAAAGTAGGCCATCGGTACGCTAATAATCGGACAGCcaggacaccgactcttacagtcgataaataattctccctaCAAGagagtcagacgatagaccgaccggATAGTGAGACAggcgggacaccgactcttagagtcgataaataattctctcACCTGATAGTCAGACGATGGACCGAATCAATAGGTTGACAGTCggcacaccgactcttacagtcgataaataattctccaacccgatagccagacgatacaccgaatCAATATTTTGACAGACGGCACACCgtctcttacagtcgataaataattctccaacccgatagtcagacgacacaccgactcaatagccagacagacgggacaccgactctggcagtcgacaaataattctcccacccgatagtcaggcGATAGACCGTATCAATATTTTGACAGACggcacaccgactcttacagtcgataaataattctccaacccgatagtcagacgatacaccgactcaaAACTTTGACAGACGGGGCACCGACTCTGGcggtcgataaataattctcccacccgatagtcagacgatagaccgtaTCAATAGATTGACAGACggcacaccgactcttacagtcgataaataattctccaaccgatagtcagacgatacaccgactcaatagccagacagacgagacaccgactctggcagtcgataaataattctcccacccgattgtCAGCCGATAGACCGACCGAATAGTTTTCTTCACACGCTAGTCAGACGAGAGACCGAATCAATAgcttgacagacgggacaccgactcttacagtcgataaataattctccaacccgatagtcagacgatacaccgactcaaAACTTTGACAGACGGGGCACCGACTCTGGcggtcgataaataattctcccacccgatagtcagacgatagaccgtatcaatagtttgacagacggcacAGCGACTCTCACAGTCGAtgaataattctccaacccgatagtcagacgatacaccgactcaatagccagacagacggcacaccgactctggcagtcgataaataattctcccacccgatagtcagacgaaaGACCGTATCAATAGATTGACAGACggcacaccgactcttacagtcgataaataattctccaacccgatagtcagacgatacaccgactcaaAACTTTGACAGACGGGGCACCGACTCTGGcggtcgataaataattctcccacccgatagtcagacgatagaccgtaTCAATAGATTGACAGACggcacaccgactcttacagtcgataaataattctccaacccgatagtcagacgatacaccgactcaatagccagacagacgagacaccgactctggcagtcgataaataattctcccacccgatagtcagacgatagaccgaatcaatagtttgacagacggcacaccgactcttacagtcgttcaataattctccaacccgatagtcagacgatacaccgactcaatagccagacagacgggacaccgactcttacagtcgataaataattctcccacccgatagtcagacgaaaGACCGTATCAATACTTTGACAGACggcacaccgactcttacagtcgatgaataattctccaacccgatagtcagacgatacaccgaatcaatagccagacagacgagacaccgactctggcagtcgataaataattctcccacccgattgtCAGCCGATAGACCGACCGAATAGTTTTCTTCACACGCTAGTCAGACGAGAGACCGAATCAATAgcttgacagacgggacaccgactcttacagtcgataaataattctccaacccgatagtcagacgatacaccgactgaaaACTTTGACAGACGGGGCACCGACTCTGGcggtcgataaataattctcccacccgatagtcagacgatagaccgtaTCAATAGATTGACAGACggcacaccgactcttacagtcgataaataattctccaacccgatagtcagacgatacaccgactcaatagccagacagacgggacaccgactctggcagtcgataaataattctcccacccgatagtcagacgatagaccgactgaatagttttctTCACACGCTAGTCAGACGAGAGACCGAatcaatagtttgacagacgggacaccgactcttacagtcgataaataattctccaacccgatagtcagacgatacaccgactcaaaactttgacagacgggacaccgactcttacagtcgataaatatttctccaacccgatagtcagaccatacaccgactcaatagcgagacagacgggacaccgactccgctagtcgataaataattctcccaccagatagtcagacgatagaccgactcaatagccagacagacgggacaccgactctgacAGTCGATAAACAATTCtccccacccgacagtcagacgatagaccgactcaatagccagacagacgggacaccgactctggcagtcgataaataatcctccgacccgatagtcagacgatagaccgactgaatagttggacagacgggacaccgactcttacagtcgataaataattctcccactcGATAGttagacgatagaccgaaatAATAGTGAGACAGACGCTACACCGACTCtgctagtcgataaataattctcccacccgattgtcagtcgatagaccgactgaatagttttctTCACACgctagtcagacgatagaccgactgaacagtacgacagacggtacaccgactcttacagtcgataaataattctcccacccgattgtCAGTCGATAgaccttcaccgtaagatcgcctaaacagtcactcccacaacggcgaatacatagcctaacccttcgtaaccctaaacctaaaatcgccgagaacccgcaccgaccccactctTTACCTTCACCGTTAGATCGCCTaaatagtcactcccacaacaacgaatacatggcctaacccttcgtaaccctgaacctaaaatcgccgagaacccgcaccgaccACACTCCTCACCTTCGCCGTTAGATCGCCTAAATaatcactcccacaacaacgaatacatggcctaacccttcgtaaccctgaacctaaaatcgccgagaacccgcaccgaccccactctTCACCTTCGCCGTTAGATCGCCTaaatagtcactcccacaacaaagAATACATGgcctaacccttcgtaaccctgaacctaaaatcgccgagaacccgcaccgaccccactctTTACCTTCACCGTTAGATCGCCTaaatagtcactcccacaacaacgaatacatggCCTAACCCTTCGTTACCctgaacctaaaatcgccgagaaccgGCACTGACCGTAGAGTACCCGACATGGGGATGCCTTCCGTGGAGATAGGTAACGACTACACCCGACCACGCGACAAGGGGGAAGCCCACGAGACCTGTATCGACAGAACTCGCCTCGGCCTCCCGCCGTCGGCTGCGCCCGCTTACTCTAACAACCCGACACTATAAGACACTAATTACGAATGTTGATTTAACATAGAGATGACTTAATAAACCCACATACTAgcgtgtgcacacgcacacacacacacacacacacacacacacacacaccgacacaaaaaaccagacagacacgacAACACATTGTAAAAAACACGATGTACGACACGACCCACAAAGAGTCCGTTACACCAAAGAAGCAACGATCTGGAACCGAGAAAGACAGCGGGACGGTCTGACGCGATACCGGCGCAGACTCCGGAGTGTTCAGATAACGTACGGATCGACCACAGTCCGATCGATACGTACCGAAACGACACGGCCTCGTGAGCCAGACACACGGAaaccacaatatgtgacgtcattctcgACGGAAGCAGACAGAGCGAATCCACCGTCGGGCGCCATACTAAAAGGATTGGAATCGAGGTCTCCCACGCTCACGcgacttgtgtcatctcgaagGCATTTTGGTCGTATTGCGTGCAAATCCACTAGTGGGGAAGGAGTCGGCCCGGCTGGGGAAACCCTAAcggcctaaccctaactctgactcTAACTCTAAATGATTAATTAGTGTGCTtaattagcgacacacagCATTAACttcaattactaaacataatatttaattaattaatcacagaccttgtactgtacgtactactggctgttataaaaatctaagaacaaagcACAATGAAAATGTCGTGGCTATTTGGGATGTTTTGGATTGAATTTTCTTGCAGCCTTTTTCAATAGCTTTTCAggaaatacatatataatcaGGTAGCTAGCCGTCCATTTGTCCTACCTCTAACAGACTCTACAGTTTATGTCGGTACAATATTTGACCAAGTATGTTTGGAAAGAGCCGGATGACAAGAGTGGTTAACAAATGGAAATTGATTTTGCAATATCAGGTATGTGCGTACACATGAATGTACTAAAACGGTATAgtacagttacacagaacaggcacgtcTATGATTTTGTTCACACCCACCAAATGCGGGTAagcgggagaagggtcccaaatgcggtAGTCTTCCGCTCAAtacgggagagttggcagctttGCATATGGCAAAACATG comes from the Corticium candelabrum chromosome 17 unlocalized genomic scaffold, ooCorCand1.1 SUPER_17_unloc_1, whole genome shotgun sequence genome and includes:
- the LOC134197855 gene encoding uncharacterized protein LOC134197855, with product MAAMRKWSAEQRKRIVENFHQKREFQRKRMEKATTPEKLQRLAPLKLAYTLAKHNIFLSKSSCIVEFSRAADPTSKVLEKMAAGRTTITNGVIDIREKVLISETKSTICASPFWSVVIDESLDVTTKEQMIVYARCIDLQTCEVATNLVCLHRLSGHPDAENIASSLLDVLGESGFNLPLDRLVCLSTDGASVLRSPINGVIAKLRERLDNPLLLSQHCCTHRLVLCAKDARKELPKFVEKTIESIMNYFQGSAVRRDKFGEHRVKSLEDLTDPEGAYMTLVTYHKVRWLSLSDCVQRLWDLLQPLVTFFEEEIGDQRNQSKVRKLAADLHEQILKPEFHLYLSFLEKPLRDLAAVNRHLQTRNQTLYTTCCGILALQRTLSYYVKSNDADGQEKERSVREAVSLAGGEGFRKLLKETEDNALLNTREIQAALKSMHNFLLQTVESISRRFSELDFFVQKCQMLDPVNRRRVQAKDLQAIAVKFKHSAIDEELVSRQAVTYSFDESLDLLYTEQCGMSAVKFFISLLHNENYCEIGKLALLLYSLAPDSVEAERGFSLMNITKNCSRNRLGQRTINAIMAIASDSRGMDTFPFDKVLNNNVLFSDAYC